From the Nostoc sp. PCC 7107 genome, the window TTATCCTGTTCCATACCCTCAGCCGTTCCGAAATGCGTCACATCATCCGCATTCAACTCAAGCGTGTTGAGAACTTGCTAAAAGAGCAGAAAATCTCCTTTGAAATCACCCAAGCAGCTTGTGATTACTTAGTAGAAATGGGTTATGATCCAATTTATGGCGCACGTCCCTTAAAACGAGCAATTCAGCGAGAAGTCGAAAATCCCATCGCCACTAAATTATTAGAAAATACATTTATTGCTGGCGATACCATCCTGATTGATAAAGATGAAGATAATTTGACTTTTAACAAAAAAGTTACTGTGAAAGTCTCAGTTCCACAGGTAATCACATAAGCATTTAATCTGCATTAATACAGTTGGAAAAACCTCTCTTACGCCAGTCGCTTCTCTCCGAGACGCTACGCGTAGCTTGTTTCCCCGTAGGGGTACAAGTCGGGAAACCTTCTGATAGTGCTGGGTTCCCTGTATTGTAGCCAGTGGCGTAGAGGCGGCAAAAGCTGAATATTTTTGTTTTAAAAAAACATTGTCAATATCAGCCCAAAATTAGGTAAAATATAATGCCATTGCGCCAGCAGTTCTCATGACCTCATCTGCCTCGTTTGATACATTAGAGTCTCTGCAATCGGATATCGCTGACTTAATCGATCGCTTACCGACGTTAAAACATCGACAATTTATCCAACAGGCACTTGCCACTGTCATCCGTTTGGCTGATAGTGACATTGATCGTCTTGATTGGAAGATACTATCCTCTGCTTTAGCGGATATGGAGCTAGGATTTGAGTTATTTTACAACTACCGACATGTACGTAAAGTAACTATCTTTGGTTCTGCCCGTTTATCACCAGAAACACCAGAGTACCAAATGGCGCTGGAATTTGGTCGCGCTGTAACTCAGTTGGGTTTTATGGTGATGACAGGTGGCGGTGGCGGGATTATGCAAGCTGGTCATGAAGGCGCAGGGCGAGAAAATTCCTTTGGGTTAAATATTCAGTTACCCTTTGAACAGCAAGCGAACCCGATTATTGAAGGTGATCCAAAGCTGATTCACTTTAAGTATTTCTTCACCCGCAAACTGTTTCTCCTCAAAGAAAGTGATGCAGTTGCGTTGTTTCCTGGTGGTTTTGGGACTCAAGATGAAGCTTTTGAGTGCATGACTTTAAGTCAGACTGGCAAATTTGGCCCTGTACCTTTAGTTTTGATTGACCATCCAGGTGGAGATTATTGGCGGTCTTGGAGTGATTATATTGATCGACAACTGGTGCAGAAAGGTCTTGTGAGTCCAGAAGACCCTAGCCTTTACATGGT encodes:
- a CDS encoding LOG family protein, with protein sequence MTSSASFDTLESLQSDIADLIDRLPTLKHRQFIQQALATVIRLADSDIDRLDWKILSSALADMELGFELFYNYRHVRKVTIFGSARLSPETPEYQMALEFGRAVTQLGFMVMTGGGGGIMQAGHEGAGRENSFGLNIQLPFEQQANPIIEGDPKLIHFKYFFTRKLFLLKESDAVALFPGGFGTQDEAFECMTLSQTGKFGPVPLVLIDHPGGDYWRSWSDYIDRQLVQKGLVSPEDPSLYMVTDNLEVACNAITDFYKVYHSSRYVSNQLVIRLNCDLSNAEVEQLNADFSDILVKGKIEKSQALPQEAQDETLELPRLILHFNQRDLGRLYQMIATINQMGRPSQQEIAHPERK